One genomic region from Candidatus Endomicrobiellum trichonymphae encodes:
- the tyrS gene encoding tyrosine--tRNA ligase, with product MNEALEKIKRGANEIISFEELKKKLASGKKLRIKLGIDPTTSDLHLGHTVIINKLKTFQDLGHQIVFLIGDFTARIGDPSGRSEMRPVMTDEQIKNNARTYADQIFKILNRDKTEIVYNSKWLSELGVKGLLNLAAKSTVAQMLVRDDFKKRYKEDSPLSIVEFLYPLLQAYDSVVLNADVELGGSDQKFNLLLGREIQRDYGIKDVQVVITMPLLEGTDGTKKMSKSYKNCIALNDSPEDMFGKIMSISDELMCRYHELLTQIDLNVVKNMHPKEAKSALAKELVERYYGKEEALKAEEEFDRIFSKKNIPNDIGEYRIKDEEIKLSDLLVKSGMVSSRNEARRIIEQGGVRIDSRKTVRDFVVKSGNTFVLQVGKRKFNRIIREEN from the coding sequence ATGAACGAAGCGTTGGAAAAAATTAAGCGCGGAGCAAATGAAATTATTTCTTTTGAAGAACTTAAAAAGAAACTCGCTTCTGGTAAAAAATTAAGGATAAAACTGGGAATTGATCCCACCACTTCGGATTTGCATTTGGGGCATACTGTTATTATAAATAAATTAAAAACTTTTCAAGATTTAGGTCATCAGATAGTATTTTTAATCGGTGATTTTACGGCAAGAATAGGTGATCCGTCTGGCAGATCAGAAATGCGTCCCGTTATGACGGATGAACAGATAAAGAATAATGCGCGAACTTACGCCGATCAGATATTTAAAATTCTCAATAGAGATAAAACAGAGATTGTATATAACAGTAAGTGGCTGAGTGAACTTGGCGTAAAGGGACTTTTAAATCTTGCTGCAAAAAGTACGGTAGCTCAGATGCTTGTGAGAGATGATTTTAAAAAGAGATATAAAGAAGACAGTCCGTTAAGTATAGTTGAATTTCTCTATCCTTTGCTTCAGGCTTATGATTCTGTGGTTTTAAATGCTGACGTTGAACTTGGCGGTAGTGATCAGAAATTTAATCTGCTTCTCGGAAGAGAAATACAAAGAGATTACGGAATTAAAGACGTACAGGTTGTGATTACTATGCCTCTTTTAGAGGGGACTGACGGCACTAAAAAAATGTCGAAATCGTATAAAAACTGCATAGCTTTAAATGATTCGCCTGAAGATATGTTTGGAAAGATAATGTCAATTTCCGACGAACTTATGTGCAGATATCACGAGCTTCTTACCCAGATAGACTTAAATGTCGTTAAGAATATGCATCCTAAAGAGGCAAAATCTGCGCTAGCCAAGGAGCTTGTGGAAAGATATTACGGAAAAGAAGAAGCTTTAAAGGCGGAAGAAGAATTTGATAGAATTTTTTCAAAGAAAAACATTCCAAATGACATCGGAGAATATAGGATAAAGGACGAAGAAATAAAACTGTCCGATTTGCTTGTTAAAAGCGGTATGGTTTCAAGCCGGAACGAAGCAAGACGTATTATAGAGCAGGGCGGCGTAAGAATAGATTCGCGGAAAACAGTCAGGGATTTCGTGGTTAAATCTGGAAACACGTTTGTTCTTCAGGTGGGTAAAAGAAAATTTAACAGGATAATAAGAGAGGAAAATTGA
- a CDS encoding TolB family protein: MNVNGGNIRRLTTSGFCGSPSWPPRGDKIVFTMRQPKGNYDLYVYDLPTAKITKLTNNQRNNENPTWSPDGRFVTFYSNRSGKGEIYVMAIDGSGTRKFAEILGPIMVPCFNKIKSFCVRG, from the coding sequence ATGAATGTCAACGGCGGAAATATAAGAAGGCTTACGACAAGCGGTTTCTGCGGTTCTCCGTCATGGCCTCCGCGCGGCGATAAAATTGTTTTTACAATGAGGCAGCCAAAAGGGAATTATGACTTATATGTCTATGATTTGCCTACTGCAAAGATAACAAAACTTACAAATAATCAGCGAAATAATGAAAATCCGACATGGTCGCCAGACGGAAGATTTGTAACATTTTATTCAAACAGATCCGGTAAAGGCGAAATTTATGTAATGGCTATCGACGGTTCGGGAACAAGAAAATTTGCGGAAATCTTGGGTCCCATCATGGTCCCCTGTTTTAACAAGATAAAAAGTTTTTGTGTAAGAGGATAA
- the dusB gene encoding tRNA dihydrouridine synthase DusB, whose amino-acid sequence MKKLSLGNIEFDNNIILAPMAGITDLPLRRLAKSGGAGLVYTGMLSARALVRSDEKTEKLLKTTEDERPVAAQIFGSVAHIMAEAAKIVRNSGVDIIDVNLGCPVKKVAKAGAGAKLLADEKLVSEILESVVKSVDVPVTVKIRTGLLPEHNAATEIIKVAYNCGIKMVAVHARPASQGHSGFPDLKLFAASCAGAKIPVIANGGVVDEKTAADFLRVPNCAGIMIGRGALGNYSIFKRLEAFFSSGKKLPLPSKKEKVEWLKKHVQYSVEYYGEKKGFVVMKKVFHYYVKDLPNAAKIRDIFNKKIVTLSDFNELIKLF is encoded by the coding sequence GTGAAGAAGTTAAGTTTAGGAAATATTGAATTTGACAATAATATCATTCTTGCCCCTATGGCTGGGATAACGGATTTACCTTTGCGTCGTCTTGCAAAAAGCGGTGGAGCCGGACTTGTATATACGGGGATGCTGTCTGCTAGAGCGCTTGTCCGTAGTGATGAAAAAACAGAAAAACTTTTAAAAACAACAGAGGATGAAAGACCTGTTGCGGCGCAGATTTTCGGCAGTGTTGCTCATATTATGGCGGAAGCGGCAAAAATTGTCAGAAACAGTGGCGTTGACATCATAGATGTCAATCTTGGATGTCCTGTGAAGAAAGTAGCGAAAGCCGGCGCTGGAGCTAAACTTCTCGCCGATGAAAAGCTTGTTTCGGAAATTTTAGAATCTGTTGTAAAAAGTGTTGATGTCCCCGTTACGGTTAAAATTCGCACTGGTCTTTTGCCGGAACATAATGCGGCAACAGAAATTATCAAAGTAGCGTATAATTGCGGGATAAAAATGGTTGCGGTGCATGCAAGACCTGCTTCGCAGGGACACTCCGGATTCCCTGATTTAAAATTATTCGCTGCTTCCTGTGCCGGCGCAAAAATTCCCGTTATTGCAAACGGCGGTGTTGTAGATGAAAAAACTGCGGCTGATTTTTTACGAGTGCCAAACTGCGCTGGAATTATGATAGGACGCGGTGCCTTAGGCAATTATTCGATATTTAAAAGACTTGAAGCATTTTTTAGTAGCGGTAAAAAACTGCCATTGCCGTCAAAAAAAGAAAAAGTGGAATGGTTAAAGAAACACGTCCAATATTCAGTGGAATATTATGGTGAAAAAAAAGGATTTGTCGTTATGAAGAAAGTTTTCCATTACTATGTTAAGGATCTGCCAAATGCCGCAAAAATACGGGATATATTTAATAAAAAAATAGTTACATTGTCGGACTTTAATGAGTTAATAAAGCTTTTTTAA
- a CDS encoding OmpA family protein, protein MAEYNLSLGQCRALKVKEYYTLLGVAANRIATTSYGHEKPVDFRKNELGWAKNRRVETKLLVRQR, encoded by the coding sequence ATGGCCGAATACAATTTGTCTTTAGGACAGTGCAGAGCTTTAAAAGTTAAGGAGTATTATACGCTGCTTGGAGTTGCTGCCAACAGGATTGCAACAACTTCGTACGGACATGAAAAGCCTGTTGATTTTAGAAAGAATGAATTAGGGTGGGCAAAGAACAGGAGAGTGGAAACGAAACTGCTGGTGAGACAAAGATAG
- a CDS encoding PD40 domain-containing protein: MPLWEKRGGASVLLTGSVSINGDKLVLEIKMVDVISGETIWKCNYKNESLNYRYMAHEASDEIVRKFTGEMGIARSKIVFVNDSTRFKELYIIDYDGYNLHRLTKDNKINIIPKWSPDGEQIIYTSYLYNNPDLFVLDLVKNRRSIISKYQGLNTAGSFSLDGKKYF, from the coding sequence TTGCCTTTATGGGAAAAAAGAGGAGGAGCATCAGTTCTTCTTACAGGTTCTGTGTCTATTAACGGTGATAAACTCGTTCTTGAGATAAAAATGGTTGACGTTATCAGCGGAGAAACAATATGGAAGTGTAATTATAAAAACGAATCTTTAAACTACAGATATATGGCTCACGAAGCAAGCGACGAAATTGTGAGAAAGTTTACGGGTGAAATGGGCATAGCGCGTTCAAAAATAGTTTTTGTAAATGACAGTACGAGATTTAAAGAGTTATACATTATTGATTATGACGGGTATAATCTTCACAGACTTACAAAAGACAATAAAATAAATATTATTCCTAAGTGGTCACCGGATGGGGAACAGATAATTTATACAAGTTATCTCTACAATAATCCCGATTTATTTGTATTAGATCTTGTTAAAAACAGACGCAGCATTATTTCAAAATATCAGGGATTGAATACCGCCGGTTCGTTTTCTCTGGATGGAAAAAAATACTTCTGA
- a CDS encoding tetratricopeptide repeat protein — MAKFDLAYSGFQSFADKYPNAELVPQAQFYMGECFYSMSMWDKALEEYKKVEQRYKKRSDLVSSARLKIALCCQKLDKNEEAIRMFSSIIKDFPQSPESLTAKESIEIYNNAQKR, encoded by the coding sequence ATGGCAAAATTTGACCTTGCGTATTCGGGATTTCAGTCGTTTGCAGATAAATATCCTAATGCTGAACTTGTGCCACAAGCTCAGTTTTATATGGGTGAATGTTTTTATTCTATGAGTATGTGGGACAAAGCTCTTGAAGAATACAAAAAAGTAGAGCAGCGTTATAAAAAAAGATCAGATTTGGTGTCGTCTGCAAGGCTTAAAATAGCTTTATGCTGCCAAAAGCTTGATAAAAATGAGGAAGCGATAAGAATGTTTTCGTCAATAATAAAAGATTTTCCGCAAAGTCCGGAATCTTTAACGGCAAAAGAGAGTATCGAAATATATAATAATGCTCAAAAGAGGTAA
- a CDS encoding ATP-dependent 6-phosphofructokinase: protein MAKRVGIITSGGDAPGMNAAIRAVARRGIFWGYQMIGIKRGFKGLLDYEFMTLTLRSVSGIINTGGTVLHTGRCPEMKTKIGMGRAVKAIKDLGLSAVIIIGGDGSLAAGNSLSKHGIKVINIAASIDNDIYGTDETIGYDTALNTAVEAIDKIRDTAKSHDRVFVVEIMGREHGFLTVDVGLAAGCEYIVVPEMKVDMQKLTAELKKGKERGKTSEIIAFAEGCGCSAEFAKKVEKLTGLDVRVSNLGYIQRGGRPTARTRILASKFGHAAMDLFHKGKANLFVGITNGNVSAVSICEAIKCEKKFDVKTAKIVKNLSV from the coding sequence ATGGCAAAAAGAGTAGGTATTATAACTTCAGGTGGGGATGCCCCGGGAATGAATGCGGCTATCAGAGCCGTCGCAAGACGCGGGATTTTTTGGGGATACCAGATGATAGGTATAAAAAGAGGATTTAAAGGACTTCTTGACTATGAATTTATGACGCTTACTTTGCGATCGGTAAGCGGTATAATAAATACTGGCGGAACAGTGTTACACACGGGAAGATGTCCTGAAATGAAAACAAAAATCGGAATGGGCAGAGCTGTTAAGGCTATAAAAGACCTTGGATTGAGTGCTGTGATAATTATAGGAGGAGACGGTTCTCTGGCTGCTGGTAATTCCTTGTCAAAACACGGAATAAAGGTTATAAATATTGCAGCATCTATTGATAACGACATATACGGCACAGATGAAACTATAGGTTATGACACGGCTTTAAATACTGCTGTAGAAGCTATAGACAAAATAAGGGATACTGCAAAAAGCCACGACAGGGTTTTTGTAGTTGAAATTATGGGCAGGGAACACGGATTTTTAACTGTTGACGTCGGACTTGCAGCGGGTTGCGAATATATAGTGGTACCGGAAATGAAAGTTGATATGCAAAAACTTACTGCAGAGCTCAAGAAAGGAAAAGAAAGAGGAAAAACTTCTGAAATTATAGCTTTTGCCGAAGGATGTGGTTGTTCAGCTGAGTTTGCAAAAAAAGTGGAAAAACTTACTGGTCTTGACGTAAGAGTAAGCAATCTCGGATATATACAGCGTGGCGGAAGACCAACTGCCAGGACAAGAATACTTGCTTCAAAATTCGGACATGCCGCGATGGATCTTTTCCATAAAGGAAAAGCGAATCTTTTTGTAGGAATAACTAACGGCAATGTATCTGCAGTATCGATTTGTGAGGCTATAAAATGTGAAAAGAAATTTGATGTAAAGACCGCTAAAATAGTGAAAAATTTGTCAGTTTAA